Sequence from the Argentina anserina chromosome 7, drPotAnse1.1, whole genome shotgun sequence genome:
CGTATCTGTCATGTCACAAAAACTTGCATTAAGTTTATTTGTTGCGTGAAGACTACTGCAATTGCAAGGGCAATAGttccttatatatatgtgagGTTAAGGCATATGTACTTGGTGAATCACCCTACATGCAATTTTGTAAAGTATTTGCCTTCAAGCATATTTTACCTCTTCAATTGCAGGCAGGAATCTTTTAGCAGGTTGAAAGAGCATGTCACTCTCCTGCAGGATCACATATTGCAAGTGTCATTACaagtaaacaaataaaattatctGTTCTGGGAAATATATGAACATTGCATGCAGGGCACTGACCTTATCCAAGACTGAGGCTGTGGCATGGTTCTTCCCATCACAGGGCTTCAGTGGCTTTGAGGGGACCATGATGTCCATCCCATGGCTGCCGGCATAATATACATTACTTAACTGTACAAATCCTTTTACCTGATCATTGGCAATGGAGAAAATAGAATTTAGACGGTACTCATTGGAAAACCAAAACAGAGTCAAAAACCTTTTTATAGAAGATAGACGATTTTCTAATAGTCCATGGACTCATTACCTTGTCTCTACTCCTCCCGCTGATTACTGCCGTTGGCAAATATTTGGCAACTTCGCGTACTGCTGCTCGCATCTGCCGTGTAAATGGATGGTCAATATGGAGAACTCTGGGAGAGTATAGTTGATAGCTAATTACTTCATTATTAGATTACCTCATTGGACATGAAAGCACGATCTGGATCATCAACAATCGGTGAAACAGTGCCGTCATAGTCTAAAAAGACAACAATCCTCTTCCCTTTTGCAGCTTTCATCATACTATCAAATGAGCCTAGAGCAGAAGGGTGCTCCACCTAATGAAATTTATATGCAGAACAGGATTAAACATCaagatttaaaagaaaaaaaataacaggTGAGTAATGGAGAACTCAGTCAAATTAATGCGAAGCAATTTTCCAGACCATATAGCTTGACTGATATGAACCAAGTAGCAACCAACTAAAGTTAAGcattttttcggttttcagttTATAAAGCCAGGGAAGCAAGAAAATTGGCCGTACCACCCATGAACGATAAGCTAAATCGGATGAGGGGATGGGTGCATTAACAATGGCAGAAATATCATGCAGGTTTGAGGCTATTGATGCTAAGGAAAGATCACCACTGTTCTCGTCGTTCTTTACTACTTTTGTACTGGTAGGTAGCTCCTTTTGGTTATCAGGTGTCATTGATCTCCGAAATCCCGTTGCCTGGTTCAGCTTAGCAAAGTTCGTCATGGTAGTCAATCTAGTAtcacaaaaaccaaaacagtAAACTCCATGGTATACTCAGTAACGAATATATTGATAAAGAAAAGTACCAATGATCAAGCTAAGATCTCAATGGATGTCGGCAGTACACCATTCTACATACAattgtttttaaataaaatcatCTTTGTGCGTATATATCAACAAGTTTATAGCAAGTCTGAAACGAATCAAATTATTTGTTAGTTCAACATGTTCATGTGATTGACTAAACAATTAGAGAAGTCATTTTCACGAGAAGCAAAAAAGGTACTTTGGATCTAAACTGtattcttaattaattagataGCCTATGTGCTAAACCACAAAACCACAAATAATATAAGATAATTGGTTAGACCAAGATTACTTTgagaaattaattatttcTAAAATGTAACAGGTGTCGCAACTAATTTCAGATTGTCATGAGTTATCGATGAGGATAtcacaaacaacaaaataaattaaaacatgTCCTTTTCCTAcagaacctttttttttttttcatttttgagaGGTAATGTCCTTTACCAGATTGAACATCTTTTCACACGGAAAGTTTGACGCATACAAGAGCGAAAGCCAGCTCAGGCTAGCTCAAATAACAAACAAGAACAGGAACGATGGGGAACAATTTGATTAGAGGCCTAATTAGTTAATTGGATTTGGTGACTAGACATTACATGTAAATTCTAAATTGACTTTGTCTAGCAAGATATTTATCTATCAAAGCTGATTCAAACTCAATATACAAAGTATGTGTGGCTGGCCTTTTTTGGCTCTACCCTAACTAATGTCTAGCCTCATTCCAACTGATCATGTACTACTTAACTAATTAACAAAGTACCTAATCAAGAATCAGACTAACTTCACGTAGGTAAATTTCATGCAAGGAGCTAAACCAAAATCTCTATAGTAGTACTATACGGTACGATTCCAACAGTAAATCTATAATCTGCTCTctttaaaaaggaaaaaattatAAGTTGATCTACCAACTTGAAAACCCTAGTTATTTCATCATgtaaatcaaaccaaattatgAACCTTATGAAGCAAGCATAATGTTACCCCGAACCATGGTAAAAAAACGTAGTTTTTTTCTATACTTGatgaacacaaaaataaaacgAATTAAGATATCAACTGTGATTAACTGTATTTCAGGTACAGGTCATTTTAAGCAGAGAGCGACCAGCAACAAACGAACGGgctaattcaaaaaaaaaaaaagaaaaggcagGCCCACTCAAACTATGAGTCGGTGGGTTTTAGAATCTCAACCGTCCACGTGTCAATTCACCAACATTCAAACTGACAGTTTGAGAATCCTAGATCCACAGAACCTAGTTGAGTCAAGTGGGCCTCCAGGCCCAGTCTATGTGCTCTTTCAGGAGGCGTTCGAAAGAGGGGATAGCTAGCAaaaggcggcgcgtgaagaGTGACGCCCACCGCCTACAGTGGTGAGTCGTCCTCACCTGCTCGTAGGTCGCGTCAGGCGAGTTCAAACGACCACCAACcgttttttcattttccaaGACACAGTTTCCCACTTGTTTTACCAACTCCCCAAATTATAATATCACAGAATTTATGAGaatcagaaaaagaaaaaaacagaatAATAAAAAATGTAACTGAACATGATGGGAAAAGAAGAACATGCAGAGCAGCGGTTGATGGTGATGGAGACGATAATGagttcatgtttttttttaagagacAATTATAATTCGTTTTACACAATCAATCCTAGAGTGGAACTCATTTTCTGTGTAgaattagagagagagagagagagagagagatagaaaaCTCACCAGAGTGATGAAAGGTGACGGAATCTGGGTTGGCCTGAAAATTGAGAAGCTTCaatcaagaaagagagagCTTGGGTCGATGTAATGTGATGGAGAGTTTCAGAGAGGAGGGAGAAGGTGAAGGAGGAGAAGGGGGTTTTATTTATAGaggggaggagaggagggggtTTTACCTTGAGCCCTGAGGATACTTGGATGGTTGCCACTTGCCATATATGGTCTAATATTTACACAAAACATATTGCTTTGGAAATTaatgttttatttttccaAACATTTTGACATAAATACCCCCTGACAGTTTAGAATCTTGTTGCATTTGCTCTAACTACATGTACTAAATTTAGGCTCTAAGTTGTTGCTAATACAATGGGATTCTGGATCTTCGAGTAGTACGTAGCTTTGTCTGATTGTCCAATTGTGTGGTTTTACATGTATGATCTTAGGGAGATGTGAAATGGAATGTGATCGTCAAATCATTTAATTTTATGTGTATCATTTTAGAACCATATTATGTAATATCgactatttattttaattgtaagGAAGATTTGATCTATATAACCTACTAGTGATGTAATATATGAATCCAAGCAGATATTGACATGCTTTTGATAGGAAAACAATATATCTCACTTTGATCTTGATTTGTTTTACTATCTTAATCTAGTATAGATGTATGCTTTATTTCATCACACATCGTGATGATACATTACTACATAGTGCATCGATCACATTGTATAAAAAGGACTTGTCGGATAAATTATTTCGATAAGTTTTGGGTTATGGTATTATAACTATTACTCCGTATTATACATTAGGAAGGACAAAACATGCTACATTTTTTTGGTCCAATATTCTGGTCTTTGGTATTCGAATGTCCAATGTGGTAAATTCTCAACCTAATATAAGCTTCGtctagaaaaaatatatacattacATAAAAGATATTAAAGGCATTACGCGTAGTCGTAATTACAAAAACAAGCCATACTTAATATCAAAACGGTTTTGGGAAAAAAGGAGATAGAAAACAAAACTTCGTGTTAACCTAGACGTTTACCAGAGCAGTATACAAAATCCATAGTGATTAATATCACGCAAGGAAAGTGCCACTAATTACGTACTCACCATCCACCACAGACCCACCTACCTTCCCTAGATTGCTCTGAAATGGAAAATCTATAATTCTTCATTTGCTAGTTTACTACCTTAACCCACCTCTTCCATGAATCCCCAAATTGATtaataaaaccgaacccagaaaacaaaaaccaactTATTAGCTCAATCCCCATTCCTGTAATACACCAAATATAGATTAACCCAAACCCGCAACGCGTACTGATATCCAAATTCAAAGTTTACAATATTATTAACCTGGTGGCTTATTAGGTGTCGACAGCAAGCTTAGCCCAGAAAATGCCACTgactaatatatattatattactATATAGACTAAAATCCATTGTGAAAATTACACAGACACCACCATGCAGATTCTTCGTTTCCACCAGAGCTGAAGTACGTGTGTTCTAGAAGTATAGTTACGGAATAATTGAATTGGAGCTATATGAAAATGTACGTGTTTTGGCCGTGGAATTTACGTGGGAAACTAGCTTCCTTAGACTTTTGGGAGGTAAAATTATATTGCATGGTCTTTCGAGACACATGACGTGAATTATAAACAAATTGGAGGAGCTTAATTGTAGCATAAGATTCTCCGACGTCTCATGCAGGTAACTGAGTGTCTCTATGTCTTTGTAATTGAATGTAAATTTTTTCAGACTATGGtatattaataatttaataCAAGGGACTCTGCCTCTTAATCTGAATTATGTCCGGATTCCGGACGAAATGGAAAATGGAAGATACCCGGTGTGTTTGTCTAGGAGCATCCGCACTTATAAATTgcatttgctcaagcaaattttgcttcaagcaaatcgatttcatattttgctcaagcaaatcgattttttcacataccaatttacaatttgcttgagcaatttaattttgtcttgttgtgaaataattaattttttaccagatatatttacaaccaataataatgtgccacgtgtcattatcgactcgatattatccaaaatttccgataagattttcgactaatagataattgacGGGTGTCACTGCCGCGTGTCATTGTCGctaaaataattggagcagatttccgataagattttcgactagtagagaattgacacgtgtcactgtcagcaaaataattggaccaaatttctgataagattttcgaccaatttgctttaaaaacgtctaatatcactcattataactcatccttcaatctaaacacttagcaacatttccttgttcatcattctgatgaatcctttcagcttccataattttttcaggcggagacaacgtcaacaagaagaggatgacgatatggagcaatcattcgtgaatcaggtggtcatggcggaagcacaacacgatgatgaatcaacaCGACCAAGCGGTTCACGTCGCGGTAAAAAACCGAATAAGCCACATCAAAGGCTATCTAGGGGAcacaatctcatggaagattacttcatcgaacgtccaattttcgacgctcaagactttcgtcggaggtacaggatgagcagagaccgattcaacattatcatgacggacctctgcaaccacgacatgtcttggcatcaaagagaagacgccactggtttgctagggctacttccccaacaaaagatgaccggggctctacgaatgctagcgtacgggtcagccgcagatcagtgtactgaaattacaaggatgggagaatcgactaccctgaaatgtatgaaggagttttgcagTCAAGTTGTTCATCtctatggtccaagatacctCCGCAGTCCAACACCGGCAGACCTCACGTGACTAATAGCTAAAGCAGAACGCCGAGGTTTTCCAGATATGATTGGAAGCATCAACTGCATGCAttgggagtggaagaactgCCCAACCGCCTATAAAGGGACATACTCGGGCCGAAAGGGTCGCCCAACGGTTATCCTAGAGGCAGTGGCCTCGTATGATACGTGGATATGGCACAGTTTTTTTGGCTGTCCCggagctaaaaatgacattaatgtgctCCACCTATCGAATGTGTTCTCATAGATCCTTGCCGGAAGAGGCCCAACTGTCGTCTACGAAGTCTACGGACAGAGGTACACCACAGCTTATTATCTGGCTGACGTaatatatccaaggtactctacatttgtcaaaacaatttccaaTCCCCAGACGCCGCAAGATAAGCTATTCGCAAAAAAACAAGAGGCATACCGGAAAGATGTGGAGAGGACATTTGGCATCTTGCAATCTCGATGGGCAATTATACGTCATAGTtgtacattgcaccacaaatcggta
This genomic interval carries:
- the LOC126803033 gene encoding probable trehalose-phosphate phosphatase 4; the encoded protein is MTNFAKLNQATGFRRSMTPDNQKELPTSTKVVKNDENSGDLSLASIASNLHDISAIVNAPIPSSDLAYRSWVVEHPSALGSFDSMMKAAKGKRIVVFLDYDGTVSPIVDDPDRAFMSNEMRAAVREVAKYLPTAVISGRSRDKVKGFVQLSNVYYAGSHGMDIMVPSKPLKPCDGKNHATASVLDKESDMLFQPAKRFLPAIEEIRHVLEEIARKIEGARVEDNRFCISVHYRKVREEDYDILEEKVKSVIENYPEFHLTRGKKVLEIRPSIKWNKGHALEYLLDTLGFSNSGDVLPLYIGDDRTDEDAFQVIEARGQGFPIIVSSTPKDTKAVYSLHDPSEVLTFLLRLARWRKASSSSRALAQIWGLGNSHKASC